From a region of the Candidatus Polarisedimenticolia bacterium genome:
- a CDS encoding peptidase domain-containing ABC transporter: MRVPWLPTALQYDCGPACLAMVMAWHGRDSSVDDIRERLGTSRDGTTGYELVRVGRELGMQARGVRAENPSALRNVPLPAIAHYRTGHFVVLERCRPGKSVRVVDPMRGRLDRGMAAFLEEFSGVLVLFEPTPAFTRKRNRSWMTFLKSVARARSRLILALVALSLCLQGMAFALPAALAFVVDRLIPARSLSLVALMAAGVPALVAGYALVAWVRGRAMASLSRDVSRDTLDRVFRHLLHLPLPFFHGRPVEDLVMRVQGADMVLDELLDQVLSAFLDALLAITALVALFALYPQMSGLVIAAALLQGVLTWFAHRASLDEFIRDILSNARLYNFAAEALGGIADVKMVGIRRTEPIWSRLLEERVAARLGRRRRSAFWEGLLLAAQTGAQFLVLATGAAMAIRGHVSVGAAVAFFSLAGVCLGPVSALAAGAYRFRSTAEYLRRADELLSTRVESMGPAEAAAPVEGLRGDFLLRDVAFQYSKSSDPVLEGIDLEIEAGKMTVIVGRTGCGKSTLAKLLATLYEPTRGEMRVDGLAVDRYDRADLRARIGCVFQENILAGGTVHENVTLGRDIPVEDVYKALEIACLLEDVERMPLILATPVGAGGLHLSGGQRQRLCLARAIALRPGVMILDEATAAVDRLTERRIYGGLEALRCTRIIVTHRLHVAAAADRVIVLEKGRIAQAGTHEELLRRDGPYARMWGEPEEAS, translated from the coding sequence GTGAGGGTTCCGTGGCTTCCCACCGCTCTCCAATACGATTGCGGTCCGGCGTGTCTGGCGATGGTCATGGCCTGGCATGGCCGCGACTCCTCGGTGGACGACATTCGCGAGCGACTCGGAACGAGCCGTGACGGGACGACCGGGTACGAGCTGGTCCGGGTGGGCCGCGAGCTGGGGATGCAGGCGCGGGGCGTGAGAGCCGAGAATCCCTCGGCGCTGCGGAACGTGCCGCTGCCCGCCATCGCCCACTACCGAACGGGCCATTTCGTCGTCCTGGAGCGCTGCCGTCCGGGAAAGTCGGTGCGGGTGGTCGATCCGATGCGCGGCCGGCTCGATCGGGGGATGGCCGCGTTTCTGGAGGAATTCTCCGGTGTCCTCGTCCTCTTCGAGCCCACACCCGCCTTCACGAGGAAGCGGAACCGATCCTGGATGACGTTCCTGAAATCGGTCGCTCGGGCGCGATCGCGCCTGATCCTGGCTCTCGTGGCCCTCTCGCTGTGCCTGCAGGGAATGGCCTTCGCCCTCCCGGCGGCCCTCGCCTTCGTCGTGGATCGCTTGATTCCGGCGAGATCCCTGTCCCTGGTCGCCCTGATGGCCGCCGGCGTGCCGGCCCTGGTCGCCGGCTACGCCCTCGTCGCCTGGGTCCGCGGCCGCGCCATGGCGTCTCTTTCCCGCGACGTGAGCCGGGACACGCTGGATCGCGTCTTCCGCCACCTGCTGCACCTTCCGCTTCCGTTTTTCCACGGGCGGCCCGTGGAGGACCTGGTCATGCGCGTGCAGGGCGCCGACATGGTCCTCGACGAGCTGCTGGATCAGGTGCTCTCGGCCTTCCTGGACGCGCTTCTGGCGATCACCGCTCTGGTGGCGCTGTTCGCCCTCTATCCGCAGATGAGCGGACTCGTCATCGCCGCCGCGCTCCTCCAGGGGGTGCTCACCTGGTTCGCCCATCGAGCCAGTCTGGATGAGTTCATCCGCGACATCCTGTCGAACGCGCGACTCTACAATTTCGCGGCCGAGGCGCTCGGCGGGATCGCCGACGTCAAGATGGTGGGGATCCGGCGGACGGAGCCCATCTGGTCGCGGCTGCTGGAGGAGCGCGTGGCGGCCCGCCTCGGTCGCCGCCGCCGGAGCGCCTTCTGGGAGGGGTTGTTGCTGGCGGCCCAAACCGGCGCCCAATTCCTCGTGCTGGCGACGGGGGCGGCGATGGCCATCCGGGGTCACGTGAGCGTCGGCGCGGCGGTCGCCTTCTTCTCCCTCGCGGGCGTCTGTCTCGGTCCCGTCTCCGCGCTGGCGGCCGGAGCGTATCGATTTCGGAGCACCGCGGAGTATCTCCGGCGGGCCGACGAGCTCCTCAGCACCCGGGTCGAATCGATGGGGCCCGCGGAAGCGGCAGCCCCCGTGGAAGGGTTGCGCGGTGATTTCCTTCTGCGCGACGTCGCGTTCCAATACTCGAAATCGAGCGACCCGGTCCTGGAGGGGATCGATCTGGAGATCGAGGCGGGGAAGATGACCGTGATTGTCGGCCGCACGGGCTGCGGGAAATCGACCCTGGCGAAGCTCCTGGCCACCCTTTACGAGCCCACGCGGGGCGAGATGCGGGTCGACGGCCTCGCCGTGGATCGCTACGACCGGGCCGATCTCCGCGCCCGCATCGGTTGCGTCTTCCAGGAGAACATCCTGGCCGGCGGCACGGTGCACGAGAACGTCACCCTGGGCCGCGACATCCCGGTGGAGGACGTTTACAAGGCCCTGGAGATTGCCTGCCTGCTCGAGGACGTCGAGAGGATGCCCCTGATCCTGGCGACGCCCGTCGGAGCCGGGGGCCTTCACCTGAGCGGAGGACAGCGACAACGCCTCTGTCTGGCCCGCGCGATCGCGCTGCGCCCCGGCGTGATGATTCTCGACGAGGCGACGGCGGCGGTGGATCGACTGACCGAGCGGCGGATCTATGGAGGCCTGGAAGCGCTGCGCTGCACGCGGATCATCGTGACGCATCGCCTTCACGTCGCCGCGGCCGCCGATCGCGTGATCGTCCTGGAGAAGGGCCGGATCGCCCAGGCTGGGACGCATGAGGAGCTCCTCCGGCGGGACGGGCCCTATGCGCGGATGTGGGGAGAGCCTGAGGAGGCGTCGTGA
- a CDS encoding sigma-70 family RNA polymerase sigma factor: MDSAGKITQRLAALKRGDEDAFNELFSLVYRDLRAIAHRALKRGRPDQTLKTTALVHEAYLRLVDQSRADWQDRGHFFSVAATAMRHILIDYARNRHAKKRGGGAIPIELDEPLLRVEARGEELIALDAAITRLSEMSPRLGRVVELRFFGGLSVEETAEVLELAPRTVKRDWRIAKAFLYQNMTEGPSVP, encoded by the coding sequence ATGGACTCCGCCGGGAAGATCACCCAGCGACTCGCGGCCTTGAAGCGGGGCGATGAGGACGCCTTCAATGAGCTCTTCTCCCTCGTCTACCGGGACCTGCGCGCCATCGCGCACCGGGCGCTCAAGCGCGGGCGCCCCGATCAGACGCTCAAGACGACGGCGCTGGTTCACGAAGCTTATCTGAGGCTCGTCGATCAATCGCGCGCCGACTGGCAGGATCGCGGCCATTTCTTCTCGGTGGCGGCGACCGCCATGCGGCACATCCTGATCGACTACGCCCGGAACCGCCACGCCAAGAAGCGCGGCGGGGGAGCGATCCCGATCGAGCTGGACGAGCCGCTGCTGCGGGTGGAGGCGCGAGGCGAGGAGTTGATCGCGCTCGACGCGGCCATCACGCGGTTGAGCGAGATGAGTCCGCGGCTGGGGCGCGTCGTCGAGCTGCGCTTCTTCGGCGGGCTCTCGGTCGAGGAGACGGCGGAAGTCCTGGAGCTGGCGCCGAGGACCGTCAAGCGGGACTGGCGAATCGCCAAGGCTTTCCTGTATCAGAACATGACCGAAGGGCCATCCGTTCCCTGA
- a CDS encoding protein kinase — protein sequence MTHPERWRRIETILGRALEMPKEERASFLDQECGEDAGLRGEVEALLAADSRAAGFLLTPGTQAMATATQGAPGAGSGPQLAEGQRIGRRYRVIRLIGKGGMGIVYQVHDLELDREIAMKLILGPLSEDPAILERFRREVHLASKITHRNVLRVYDLGESDGVKFLTMELVPGRDLGKLLREEKLLALPRALHFFRQIAEGLAAAHEQQVLHRDLKPQNILVDETDRVYITDFGLAKTLGLSDLTHTGASLGTPHYMSPEQVRSEKVDERTDLYSLGVILYEMLTGCMPFDGVSPLEVALQRLHREPTPAIARNPAVPPYLDAMVRKCLALDPSRRYGSAREILADLDAQTVRPAPRRIPAGAKRLLGALAVLLGLAALAWGGWHAYRGSRPAARATSEAAAAAAVPSLGILPFENRTGRPELDWYGEGLAHLVSDNLVQSKHVRVVSASVMEGVRSQAKEPADRLRLASRRGIGYFLTGEILPGPKGPILAARLTETGKGQQVTAHRVEGLTLESLASASEGIAVEARKGLGIPPTEHVDVFSADFPSGNPAAYEHYLKGLRFWSQYRYDQAETAYREALRQAPDYAMARYRLAQLLAESGKVDEGLGEIRKALAQALNLTDRERLYLRASEAYLSNRNDEAVKIYTDLVAAHPYDTEARYLLCVVLTDEGKNREALEQLQILVKLEPENPITWSFMGSTYLSMGDFSQGIVAMKRFLEMEPRNANGHHLLGDAYRSQAEFDLAAQEYSEALKIDPAFYYSATSLAELDVMRSRWNEAETRLSSIVSEAKAPARSRIDAVFDLAFLYRARGRFREANEVLERAEEPIAREQVREAMALAVRGLSLMEAGDSGGARRLIDAAIRRAPAAGAPTRYLFARGLRELKGAKLEEVRRTAEQILEGSRADDGSDRTKEKAAEYLKGMVSLAEGSALAAVDNFSRAVALSGYEYTIYRLGLAHAYYDAGRLTEAMAAARQAAELSNPNEPRLDLELDRARARSLLARIQLKMGLRTEARSTARPLLTLWDDPDPGFKDAAEARRLAAGGGS from the coding sequence GTGACCCACCCGGAGCGCTGGCGGCGCATCGAGACGATCCTGGGAAGAGCGCTCGAGATGCCGAAGGAAGAGCGTGCCTCCTTCCTGGATCAGGAGTGCGGGGAGGACGCCGGCCTGCGCGGCGAGGTGGAAGCGCTCCTCGCGGCCGATTCGCGCGCCGCCGGATTCCTCCTGACCCCCGGGACGCAGGCGATGGCCACCGCGACGCAGGGCGCTCCCGGCGCCGGGAGCGGGCCGCAACTTGCCGAGGGGCAGAGGATCGGACGGCGGTATCGTGTGATCCGCCTCATCGGCAAAGGCGGCATGGGAATCGTCTACCAGGTCCACGATCTCGAGCTCGATCGCGAGATCGCCATGAAGCTGATCCTGGGGCCGCTCTCCGAGGATCCCGCCATCCTGGAGCGCTTCCGAAGAGAGGTCCACCTGGCGAGCAAGATCACCCACCGCAACGTCCTGAGAGTCTACGATCTCGGCGAGAGCGATGGGGTGAAGTTCCTGACGATGGAGCTGGTGCCCGGCCGCGATCTGGGCAAGCTTCTCCGGGAGGAGAAACTTCTGGCGCTGCCGCGCGCCCTCCACTTCTTCCGCCAGATTGCCGAGGGGCTCGCGGCCGCTCATGAGCAGCAGGTCCTGCACCGGGATTTGAAGCCGCAGAACATCCTGGTGGACGAAACCGACCGCGTCTACATCACCGATTTCGGGCTCGCCAAGACTCTGGGGCTCAGCGATCTCACGCACACCGGGGCGTCCTTGGGAACGCCCCACTACATGTCGCCCGAGCAGGTCCGCTCCGAGAAGGTCGACGAGCGCACCGATCTCTACTCGCTGGGCGTCATCCTTTACGAGATGCTCACGGGCTGCATGCCTTTCGACGGCGTGTCGCCTCTGGAGGTGGCGCTGCAAAGACTCCACCGGGAGCCCACGCCGGCCATCGCCCGCAACCCGGCGGTTCCTCCCTACCTGGACGCGATGGTGCGGAAGTGTCTGGCCCTGGATCCGTCGCGGCGATACGGCTCGGCGCGGGAGATCCTCGCCGACCTTGACGCGCAGACCGTTCGTCCGGCGCCGCGCCGGATTCCCGCCGGGGCGAAGCGTCTTCTGGGGGCCCTGGCCGTCCTGCTGGGGCTCGCCGCGCTGGCATGGGGCGGCTGGCACGCCTACCGCGGCTCGCGTCCCGCCGCCCGGGCGACTTCCGAAGCTGCCGCCGCGGCCGCGGTCCCTTCGCTGGGGATTCTTCCTTTCGAGAACCGGACGGGACGGCCGGAGCTGGATTGGTACGGGGAAGGTCTGGCGCACCTGGTTTCCGACAATCTGGTCCAATCGAAGCATGTGCGGGTGGTCTCGGCGTCCGTGATGGAAGGGGTCCGGAGTCAGGCGAAGGAGCCCGCGGATCGGCTTCGCCTCGCGTCCCGGAGGGGAATCGGCTATTTCCTGACGGGCGAGATCCTCCCTGGCCCCAAGGGCCCGATTCTCGCGGCCCGCTTGACGGAGACGGGGAAAGGGCAGCAGGTCACCGCCCACCGGGTCGAAGGGCTCACCCTGGAGAGCCTGGCCAGCGCGTCGGAGGGAATCGCCGTCGAAGCCCGGAAAGGCCTGGGGATCCCCCCCACCGAGCACGTCGACGTTTTCTCGGCGGACTTTCCGAGCGGCAACCCGGCAGCCTACGAGCACTACCTCAAAGGGCTTCGCTTCTGGAGTCAATACCGCTACGACCAGGCCGAGACGGCCTATCGCGAAGCGCTTCGCCAAGCTCCCGACTACGCCATGGCCCGGTACCGGCTCGCCCAGTTGCTTGCCGAGTCGGGCAAAGTCGACGAAGGACTCGGCGAGATTCGCAAGGCGCTCGCCCAAGCCCTGAATCTCACGGATCGCGAAAGGCTCTACTTGCGGGCTTCCGAGGCCTATCTCTCCAATCGGAACGACGAGGCCGTCAAGATCTACACCGACCTCGTCGCGGCACACCCGTACGACACCGAGGCCCGCTATCTTCTCTGCGTCGTCCTGACGGACGAGGGAAAGAACCGTGAAGCCCTGGAACAACTCCAAATCCTGGTCAAGCTGGAGCCGGAGAATCCCATCACCTGGAGCTTCATGGGCTCGACGTATCTTTCGATGGGAGACTTCAGTCAGGGCATCGTGGCCATGAAGCGCTTTCTGGAGATGGAGCCTCGAAACGCCAACGGACATCACCTTCTCGGGGACGCGTACCGCTCCCAGGCGGAATTCGATTTGGCCGCCCAGGAGTATTCCGAGGCGCTCAAGATCGATCCCGCATTTTACTATTCGGCGACGAGTCTCGCCGAGCTGGACGTGATGCGAAGCCGCTGGAACGAAGCGGAGACGAGGCTCTCGTCCATCGTTTCCGAAGCGAAGGCGCCGGCTCGGAGCCGGATCGATGCCGTGTTCGATCTGGCTTTTCTCTACCGGGCGCGAGGTCGGTTTCGCGAAGCGAACGAGGTCCTGGAGCGTGCCGAGGAACCGATTGCACGGGAACAGGTCCGAGAGGCGATGGCCCTCGCCGTCCGAGGCCTGTCCCTGATGGAGGCGGGAGATTCGGGGGGTGCGCGGAGGCTAATCGACGCGGCGATCCGGCGCGCGCCGGCGGCGGGAGCTCCGACGCGCTATCTGTTCGCCCGAGGTCTTCGAGAGCTCAAAGGCGCGAAGCTTGAGGAAGTCCGCCGGACGGCCGAACAGATCCTCGAAGGGTCCCGGGCGGACGATGGTTCCGACCGAACCAAGGAGAAGGCGGCGGAGTACTTGAAGGGCATGGTGAGCCTGGCCGAAGGAAGCGCGCTCGCCGCGGTCGACAACTTCTCCCGCGCCGTGGCGCTTTCGGGCTACGAATACACGATCTACCGGCTCGGTCTCGCGCATGCCTATTACGACGCTGGCCGCCTGACCGAAGCGATGGCGGCCGCGCGTCAGGCCGCGGAATTGTCCAATCCGAACGAGCCGCGCCTCGATCTGGAACTCGACCGGGCCCGCGCGAGATCGCTTCTCGCCCGAATCCAGCTGAAGATGGGCCTTCGGACGGAAGCGAGATCCACCGCCCGCCCGCTTCTGACGCTCTGGGATGACCCGGATCCCGGTTTCAAAGACGCGGCCGAGGCCCGGCGTCTGGCGGCGGGCGGTGGCAGCTAG
- a CDS encoding DUF3943 domain-containing protein: MTARNAPDRARRRAGFLGTILLAASFAALAEEGGSPDPVVQAAEQEAANSGHPDTAESPPRRSFLVPAADIVAFDLLLNLVNRRVDGSDYDSSWETIRRNARGPWVVDDDPFAINQLWHPYQGAAYQGFARSAGLGFWQSFAYTFAGSVLWEIAGEATPPSRNDQIASGIGGNFLGEPLFRMAAMVLGNGDTKPGFWRQLVAAGISPSTGFNRLAFGDRFDSIFDDGEPAYFSRLQIGASGTAQNDPGTSTRLRRNEGLVDFSLDYGLPGKSDDSLKRPFDYFSFQITVSSGGGFESVLTRGILVGADYEAGRRVRGLWGLYGAYDYIAPQTFRVSSTALGLGTTAQWSITDSTALQGTALLGAGYGAVGTINGADENDYHYGIAPVALTALRANFGDRSSIDVTARDYFVSRVAAADTGGHDNIVRADASFTMRLRRKHAISIKYLWNHRAASYPDLGDRTQTRATVGLFYTRLGHDRFGTVDWSGEAGSSP, encoded by the coding sequence ATGACTGCCCGTAACGCGCCGGACCGCGCTCGGCGTCGCGCCGGTTTCCTGGGAACGATCCTCCTGGCCGCCTCTTTCGCCGCACTCGCTGAGGAAGGCGGCTCCCCGGATCCGGTCGTCCAGGCGGCGGAGCAGGAGGCGGCGAATTCTGGGCATCCGGACACTGCCGAGTCCCCTCCGCGGAGGAGCTTTCTCGTTCCCGCGGCCGACATCGTCGCATTCGATCTCCTGCTGAACCTGGTCAACCGGCGCGTCGACGGAAGCGACTACGATTCGAGCTGGGAGACCATCCGACGGAACGCGCGCGGCCCCTGGGTCGTCGACGACGACCCCTTCGCCATCAACCAGCTCTGGCACCCGTACCAGGGCGCCGCTTATCAAGGGTTCGCGCGATCGGCCGGTCTCGGCTTCTGGCAGTCCTTCGCCTATACCTTCGCCGGCAGCGTTCTCTGGGAGATCGCGGGGGAAGCGACTCCGCCTTCCCGCAACGATCAAATCGCGAGCGGCATCGGCGGGAACTTCCTGGGCGAGCCTCTCTTTCGGATGGCGGCCATGGTGCTGGGGAACGGCGATACGAAGCCGGGATTCTGGCGCCAGCTCGTCGCCGCGGGGATTTCCCCCTCGACCGGTTTCAACCGCCTCGCCTTCGGGGATCGATTCGACTCCATCTTCGACGACGGAGAGCCGGCGTACTTCAGCCGGCTCCAGATCGGAGCGAGCGGCACCGCTCAGAATGATCCGGGAACCTCGACGCGGCTGCGGCGCAACGAGGGGCTCGTCGATTTCTCCTTGGACTACGGACTGCCGGGGAAGTCGGACGATTCCCTCAAACGGCCCTTCGATTATTTCAGCTTCCAGATCACCGTCTCGAGCGGCGGCGGATTCGAGAGCGTCCTGACGCGGGGAATTCTCGTGGGAGCCGACTACGAGGCGGGCCGCCGGGTCCGGGGGCTGTGGGGGCTTTACGGCGCCTACGACTACATCGCGCCTCAGACGTTCCGCGTCTCCAGCACGGCCCTCGGACTCGGGACGACCGCCCAATGGTCGATCACCGACTCGACCGCCCTGCAAGGAACGGCTCTCCTGGGTGCCGGTTACGGGGCCGTGGGAACGATCAACGGCGCCGACGAGAACGACTACCACTACGGAATCGCGCCGGTGGCGTTGACGGCGCTGCGCGCCAACTTCGGCGATCGGTCATCGATCGACGTGACGGCGCGCGACTATTTCGTCAGCCGGGTCGCCGCCGCCGACACGGGCGGCCACGACAACATCGTGCGCGCCGACGCGTCCTTCACGATGCGCCTGAGGCGCAAGCACGCGATCTCGATCAAGTACCTTTGGAATCATCGCGCCGCATCCTATCCGGACCTCGGCGATCGCACGCAGACCCGGGCTACCGTCGGCCTCTTCTACACGCGGCTCGGGCACGATCGGTTCGGCACGGTCGACTGGAGCGGTGAGGCCGGCAGCTCGCCGTAA
- a CDS encoding type 2 lanthipeptide synthetase LanM family protein yields MISEFETADWNRALTLAERKSRIAARPSTRSASAEESQRARFLFESWKRQAPFDRADWLVRRLAADGLDEAKFRALLEVAPEALGSEAGSPWLADLAEAYSLPEWRGADSLELPESIRNNPLAGFLNLAVPLVDFGLKRFRAGLTMIPPGPATHPWEPLEAERLIFSSLFPRLLWMMDRTLVLELNVARMEGRLSGSTPEERFGSFVGQLRRFAPATALLREYPVLARQLVELTVTWVDVSLEFLRRFSADWLMLQDVFFAGEDPGPLAGLEMSAGDSHRGGRSVVIVKLAKGGALVYKPRPLGMDAHFQRLLGWLNQRGDHPPFRTLRVLDRGSHGWIEFAQAGECATEGAIGRYHVRLGGLLAVLYAIGAVDFHFENLIACGDQPVPIDLESLLHPKVPRPESEKPDERLAARVLSQSVLRVGLLPFRVGEDEGFTGSDLSGVASVAGKPSPDRTLEWERSGSDEMSAVKKRLPMGAGKNLPTLQGKEVEAADHIGEVESGFRSVYRLLLRHREELLAQDGPIVLFKDDAGRAVLRSTRAYGLLLEESFHPDFLRDALDRDRFLDRLWVGVEEFPAIEQIAGHERLDLLAGDVPYFGANPGSADLWTSREKRVPRFFPEPALEEVRRRIAGMGEEDLDRQAWLTRVSLGTLLLNRYKGEWPGFSLSDPGEPRGDPQVKSRLVAAARRLGDWFERMAVRDDRYLTWVGLDLRNQIWSLFPMPEDLYAGTPGIALFLAYLSSATGEDRWMEMAGRGMETLLVRLQRVGDQVPNIGMFQGWGGVLYALAHLGALQGDPALLDTAEAMIERIAERLERDTFLDVVAGAAGAIAALLALHRLNGSPRALEVARQCGERLLAKARPAGGGISWLTEVGGDEPQTGFSHGAAGIAFALLELAQVTGDARFKDAASGGFAFESESIGKVTDEEAAPPATAGRGKLSAAEKALAMSWCYGSPGIGLALLRACRHLDAPGLREDLDRCLALTLERGFGKNHSLCHGDLGNLDFILQARRERNDPKLAEQEGRLLRAILRSVENDGWICGTVANIEAPGLMNGLAGIGYGLLRAADPDRVPSILLMDPPGEFRRRR; encoded by the coding sequence ATGATCTCCGAGTTCGAGACGGCCGACTGGAACCGGGCCCTGACCCTGGCCGAAAGAAAGTCCCGAATCGCGGCAAGGCCTTCGACACGATCCGCATCGGCCGAGGAATCGCAGCGGGCCCGGTTCCTCTTCGAATCATGGAAGCGGCAGGCGCCCTTTGACCGGGCCGACTGGCTCGTCCGGCGGCTGGCCGCCGACGGTCTGGACGAGGCGAAGTTCCGGGCGCTGCTGGAGGTCGCCCCCGAAGCGCTGGGCTCGGAGGCTGGGTCGCCGTGGCTGGCGGATCTCGCCGAGGCCTATTCTCTTCCGGAATGGCGCGGCGCCGACTCGCTCGAGCTGCCGGAATCGATCCGCAATAACCCCCTGGCCGGCTTCCTGAACCTCGCCGTCCCGCTGGTGGATTTCGGGCTGAAGCGCTTCCGAGCGGGCCTCACCATGATCCCTCCCGGCCCGGCGACCCATCCCTGGGAGCCGCTGGAGGCCGAGCGGCTGATCTTCTCGTCGCTCTTTCCGAGGCTGCTCTGGATGATGGATCGGACGCTGGTCCTGGAGCTGAACGTCGCCCGCATGGAAGGCAGACTGTCGGGCTCGACCCCGGAAGAGCGGTTCGGGAGCTTCGTCGGACAATTGCGCCGGTTCGCGCCCGCCACGGCGCTGCTTCGAGAGTATCCGGTTCTCGCCCGACAGCTCGTCGAGCTGACGGTGACCTGGGTCGACGTCTCCTTGGAGTTCCTGCGCCGGTTTTCGGCGGACTGGCTGATGCTGCAGGACGTTTTTTTCGCGGGGGAGGATCCGGGGCCGCTCGCCGGGCTGGAGATGAGCGCCGGAGATTCGCACCGCGGCGGCCGCAGCGTGGTGATCGTGAAGCTCGCGAAGGGCGGCGCGCTGGTCTACAAGCCGCGTCCCCTGGGGATGGACGCTCATTTTCAACGTCTCCTGGGGTGGTTGAACCAGCGTGGAGATCATCCGCCGTTCCGGACGCTGCGCGTCCTGGACCGCGGAAGCCACGGTTGGATCGAATTCGCCCAGGCAGGCGAGTGCGCCACGGAGGGCGCGATCGGTCGTTATCACGTGAGACTCGGCGGCTTGCTGGCGGTCCTCTACGCCATCGGCGCCGTGGACTTCCACTTCGAGAACCTGATTGCCTGCGGAGATCAACCCGTCCCGATCGATCTCGAGTCGCTGCTCCATCCGAAGGTGCCGAGGCCCGAGTCGGAGAAGCCCGATGAGCGCCTGGCAGCCCGCGTCCTGAGCCAATCGGTGCTGCGAGTGGGTCTCCTCCCGTTCCGCGTGGGCGAGGATGAGGGATTCACGGGATCCGATTTGAGCGGCGTGGCTTCGGTGGCCGGCAAGCCTTCTCCCGACCGGACGCTCGAATGGGAGCGCTCCGGCAGCGACGAAATGTCGGCCGTGAAAAAACGGCTCCCGATGGGGGCCGGCAAGAACCTCCCCACCCTCCAAGGCAAGGAAGTGGAGGCGGCCGACCACATCGGCGAGGTGGAGTCGGGATTTCGCAGCGTCTACCGGCTTCTGCTGCGCCATCGCGAAGAACTGCTGGCTCAGGACGGCCCGATCGTCCTTTTCAAGGACGACGCCGGCCGGGCGGTGCTTCGATCGACGCGGGCTTACGGCTTGCTCCTGGAGGAGAGCTTCCATCCCGATTTCCTGCGCGATGCCCTCGACCGCGACCGCTTTTTGGACCGCCTCTGGGTCGGGGTGGAGGAGTTTCCCGCCATCGAGCAGATCGCCGGCCACGAACGCCTGGATCTGCTCGCCGGAGACGTTCCCTATTTCGGGGCGAATCCCGGATCCGCGGATCTCTGGACCAGCCGCGAGAAGCGCGTTCCGCGGTTCTTCCCCGAGCCGGCCCTCGAGGAGGTGCGTCGCCGGATCGCCGGCATGGGGGAGGAGGACCTCGACCGGCAGGCGTGGCTCACGCGCGTCTCCCTCGGCACGCTTCTTCTGAATCGGTACAAAGGGGAATGGCCCGGTTTCTCGCTGTCGGACCCTGGAGAGCCTCGTGGGGATCCCCAGGTGAAGTCCCGGCTCGTCGCCGCGGCGAGGCGGCTGGGAGACTGGTTCGAGCGGATGGCCGTCCGGGACGATCGATATCTCACCTGGGTAGGTCTCGACTTGAGGAATCAGATCTGGTCGTTGTTCCCGATGCCCGAAGATCTCTACGCGGGGACTCCGGGCATCGCTCTCTTTCTCGCCTACCTGTCCTCCGCGACGGGGGAGGACCGCTGGATGGAGATGGCCGGTCGCGGTATGGAGACGCTTCTTGTGCGACTTCAGCGGGTCGGGGATCAGGTCCCGAACATCGGGATGTTCCAGGGCTGGGGCGGCGTCCTCTACGCTCTGGCCCATCTCGGCGCGCTTCAGGGAGACCCGGCCCTCCTCGATACGGCTGAAGCGATGATCGAGCGGATCGCGGAGCGCCTGGAGCGGGACACCTTCCTCGACGTCGTCGCGGGGGCCGCGGGGGCGATCGCCGCGCTGCTGGCCTTGCACCGCTTGAACGGCTCGCCTCGCGCGCTGGAGGTGGCCCGCCAATGCGGGGAGCGGCTGCTGGCGAAGGCGCGTCCGGCCGGAGGGGGAATCTCGTGGCTCACCGAGGTCGGGGGGGACGAGCCGCAGACCGGCTTTTCTCACGGAGCGGCGGGGATCGCCTTCGCGCTTCTCGAGCTGGCGCAGGTCACCGGCGACGCGCGCTTCAAGGACGCCGCCTCGGGCGGCTTCGCCTTCGAAAGCGAGTCGATTGGGAAAGTGACGGACGAGGAAGCGGCGCCGCCCGCGACGGCCGGGCGCGGCAAGCTCTCGGCCGCGGAGAAGGCGCTGGCGATGAGCTGGTGCTACGGCTCGCCTGGCATCGGTCTCGCGTTGTTGCGGGCCTGCCGGCATCTCGACGCGCCGGGCCTGCGGGAGGATCTCGATCGCTGTCTGGCTCTCACCCTGGAGCGAGGCTTCGGAAAGAACCACAGCCTCTGCCACGGCGATCTGGGCAATCTCGACTTCATCCTCCAGGCGCGGCGCGAAAGGAACGACCCGAAGCTCGCGGAGCAGGAGGGTCGCCTGCTGCGCGCCATCTTGAGGAGCGTGGAAAACGACGGCTGGATTTGCGGGACGGTGGCGAACATCGAAGCTCCGGGGTTGATGAACGGTCTCGCGGGGATCGGCTACGGATTGCTGCGCGCCGCCGACCCCGACCGCGTTCCCTCCATCCTCCTGATGGATCCTCCCGGCGAATTCAGGAGGCGCCGGTGA
- a CDS encoding Hsp20/alpha crystallin family protein: MNSLTRWEQYPWDPFKELETIGNRFNRLMGQLPMRYDVGREAMTAADWVPNVDVSEDDKEYLIKAEIPEVDRKDVKVTVHQGILTLQGTRKKETEEKSKRFHRVERSYGSFFRSFIVPEDASEEKMKAEFKDGMLLVHLPKNENPKARMREVKIE, encoded by the coding sequence ATGAACAGTCTGACTCGCTGGGAGCAGTATCCCTGGGATCCTTTCAAGGAGCTTGAGACGATCGGCAACCGGTTCAACCGACTGATGGGCCAGCTTCCGATGCGTTACGACGTCGGGCGTGAGGCGATGACGGCCGCCGATTGGGTGCCGAACGTCGACGTGTCCGAAGACGACAAGGAGTACCTGATCAAGGCCGAGATACCCGAAGTGGACCGCAAGGACGTCAAGGTCACGGTCCATCAGGGAATTCTCACCCTTCAAGGAACCCGAAAGAAGGAGACCGAGGAAAAGAGCAAGCGGTTCCACCGGGTGGAGCGATCCTATGGGAGCTTCTTCCGGTCCTTCATCGTCCCCGAAGACGCTTCCGAGGAAAAAATGAAGGCGGAGTTCAAAGACGGGATGCTGCTCGTTCATCTTCCCAAGAACGAGAACCCCAAGGCCCGGATGCGGGAAGTCAAGATCGAATAG